The following are encoded together in the Chloroherpetonaceae bacterium genome:
- a CDS encoding alpha-amylase family glycosyl hydrolase — MALEKLLVALQALPRYDQPYFLPTLWHKGTLGKEAVEPRQYYTTLIERLLATPKVARPQTENGEWTRDAVIYNLFVRTATAFDHNQNGQLDLETPNAFRETGTFLKSIALLPYLQRLGVSVVHLLPITAIGSDGNKGNLGSPYAIKNPYKLDERLSEPILGLTVEDEFKAFVEAAHRLGLRVVVEFVFRTAAKDSDWIPEHPDWFYWIDAAVPDRPAGSNDETCYGNPIFTATELKRIAEKVERGDFHNLPEPSPTYRAFFTETPYKVEKQNGQYRGLTSSQRLCRIPGAFADWPPQDTQPPWNDVTYLRLYTHPRYNYIAYNTIRMYEANLAKPEYINQPLWDKIIGIIPYYQDAFGIDGVMIDMGHALPSDLKKSMVNAARAKNPDFAFWDENFAATAKSRKEGYNAVIGSLPFVMHKPAELHKMLRQWAQSGVVIPCFATAESHNTPRAAARFGNAIYGRNFAKFAFALSAFLPAIPFIHNGAEICETYPINTGLDFSPEELKHYPSHRLPLFSAFAFDWENGNGQEPLVEFIATVLQVRQRYLSVITQHRAQSFKLLSDERSPILVFTRQAGHIELLYVGNMNVRGAEQIRIPLRTAQASLKDLLSGHCFPVESGLLSVELQAGESALFEIS, encoded by the coding sequence ATGGCTCTGGAAAAATTGCTGGTAGCCCTCCAAGCTCTTCCGCGCTACGACCAACCCTACTTCCTGCCCACGCTTTGGCATAAAGGCACACTGGGCAAAGAAGCCGTTGAACCGCGCCAATACTACACCACGCTAATTGAACGCCTTTTAGCTACGCCAAAAGTCGCACGCCCACAGACCGAAAACGGGGAGTGGACGCGTGACGCTGTCATCTATAACCTTTTTGTGCGCACGGCGACCGCTTTTGACCATAACCAGAATGGTCAGCTTGACCTCGAGACGCCAAATGCCTTTCGTGAGACGGGCACATTTTTGAAATCCATTGCCTTGCTGCCCTATCTTCAGCGTTTAGGTGTAAGCGTAGTGCATCTGCTGCCAATTACCGCTATTGGCAGCGATGGCAACAAAGGGAATTTAGGCTCCCCGTATGCTATCAAGAATCCTTACAAGCTGGATGAACGGCTCTCAGAGCCGATTTTGGGACTAACAGTAGAAGATGAATTCAAAGCCTTTGTAGAAGCAGCGCATCGCTTAGGCTTACGCGTGGTAGTCGAGTTTGTGTTTCGCACGGCGGCAAAAGACAGCGATTGGATTCCTGAGCATCCTGACTGGTTCTACTGGATTGATGCCGCTGTGCCTGACCGCCCTGCTGGCTCAAACGATGAGACCTGCTACGGTAACCCGATTTTTACAGCCACTGAGCTAAAGCGCATCGCAGAGAAAGTAGAACGAGGCGATTTCCATAATCTGCCTGAGCCAAGTCCCACTTACCGCGCCTTTTTTACTGAGACGCCCTATAAAGTTGAAAAGCAGAATGGGCAGTATCGTGGTCTGACAAGCAGTCAGCGCCTTTGCCGCATTCCTGGTGCTTTTGCAGATTGGCCACCACAGGACACCCAGCCACCTTGGAACGACGTAACCTACCTTCGGCTCTACACACACCCGCGCTACAACTACATCGCTTACAACACCATTCGAATGTATGAAGCGAACTTAGCAAAACCAGAGTATATCAATCAGCCACTTTGGGATAAAATCATTGGCATCATTCCCTACTACCAAGATGCCTTTGGTATTGATGGGGTGATGATTGATATGGGGCATGCATTGCCAAGCGACCTTAAAAAGTCAATGGTCAATGCCGCACGGGCTAAAAATCCTGACTTTGCGTTCTGGGACGAAAACTTCGCCGCCACAGCTAAAAGCCGAAAAGAGGGATATAACGCCGTAATCGGCTCACTGCCATTTGTGATGCATAAGCCAGCGGAACTGCACAAGATGCTACGTCAGTGGGCACAGTCAGGCGTGGTGATACCTTGCTTTGCAACTGCTGAAAGCCACAACACGCCGCGCGCAGCCGCGCGCTTTGGGAACGCTATCTACGGGCGAAATTTTGCGAAGTTTGCCTTTGCCCTCTCTGCATTTCTGCCAGCAATTCCGTTCATTCACAATGGAGCTGAAATTTGTGAAACCTATCCAATCAATACTGGCTTGGATTTCTCGCCAGAGGAACTGAAGCACTACCCATCGCATCGCTTGCCGCTCTTTAGCGCATTTGCTTTTGATTGGGAGAATGGGAATGGACAAGAACCACTGGTGGAGTTTATTGCAACGGTGCTACAAGTGCGCCAGCGCTATCTTAGCGTCATCACGCAGCACCGTGCTCAGTCGTTCAAACTGCTAAGTGACGAGCGTTCCCCCATACTGGTCTTTACACGCCAAGCAGGCCACATAGAACTGCTCTATGTGGGGAATATGAATGTGCGTGGGGCAGAACAAATCAGAATCCCGCTGCGCACAGCACAGGCATCGCTGAAAGATTTGCTGTCAGGGCATTGCTTTCCTGTTGAATCGGGCTTGCTGTCTGTGGAACTACAAGCAGGTGAAAGTGCGCTGTTTGAAATTTCATAA
- a CDS encoding PfkB family carbohydrate kinase, with the protein MSLLVVGSLAFDDLETPFGTSRNTLGGSATYISIAASFFTDNIQLVGVVGDDFGEENLNIFRERNIDLHGVKIVPNGKTFRWSGRYHYDMNTRDTIETQLNVLAEFDAVIPHQYQQAKFVCLGNIDPVLQKRVLEQISRPKLVICDTMNFWIEGKPNELRETLSMVDAFIINDSEARLLAKEPNLIKCARIIREMGPKILVIKKGEHGALLFTDSGVFSAPAYPLEFIYDPTGAGDTFAGGFIGYLAKTGDINEQTLRKAVLYGSTMASFCVERFGVARLLELSPLEIFDRYQSFLELSRIEE; encoded by the coding sequence ATGTCGCTACTGGTTGTAGGTTCATTGGCGTTTGACGACCTTGAAACGCCCTTTGGCACATCGCGCAACACGCTGGGTGGGTCAGCAACATACATTTCTATCGCTGCCAGTTTCTTTACCGACAACATTCAATTGGTCGGTGTGGTGGGGGACGATTTCGGCGAAGAAAATCTGAACATCTTTCGGGAGCGAAATATTGACTTGCATGGCGTCAAAATCGTGCCAAATGGCAAAACCTTTCGTTGGTCAGGACGCTACCACTACGATATGAACACACGCGACACAATTGAGACGCAGCTAAATGTGCTGGCAGAATTTGATGCGGTGATTCCTCACCAGTATCAGCAAGCTAAATTTGTTTGCTTAGGCAACATTGACCCCGTGCTGCAAAAGCGTGTGCTCGAGCAAATCTCTCGCCCTAAGCTGGTCATCTGCGACACAATGAACTTCTGGATTGAAGGCAAGCCTAATGAACTGCGTGAGACGCTCTCAATGGTCGATGCCTTCATCATCAATGACAGCGAGGCACGTCTGCTAGCCAAAGAACCGAACCTGATTAAATGCGCGCGCATCATTCGTGAGATGGGACCGAAAATTCTCGTCATCAAAAAGGGAGAACATGGTGCACTGCTTTTTACCGACAGTGGCGTATTCTCAGCACCTGCTTACCCGCTGGAGTTCATCTACGACCCCACTGGTGCAGGCGACACCTTTGCTGGCGGATTTATCGGCTACCTTGCGAAAACTGGCGACATCAATGAGCAAACTTTGCGAAAAGCAGTGCTCTATGGCAGCACAATGGCAAGTTTCTGCGTAGAACGGTTTGGCGTAGCACGTCTGCTGGAGCTCAGCCCACTTGAAATTTTCGACCGCTATCAAAGTTTCTTAGAGCTGTCTCGCATCGAGGAATAG
- a CDS encoding RecQ family ATP-dependent DNA helicase, giving the protein MSSWRDRTKQTTAHTEIAIGDSLDTLRAKALSILNTVFGYDAFRGGQESVILSLLSGRDTLGVMPTGQGKSICYQLPALILPGITLVISPLIALMKDQVDTLRARGIPAAALNSQTSVGATQKIFLSLRQNALKLLFIAPERLQNVQFVQAMQGVPISLVAVDEAHCISEWGYDFRPSYQKIASGLASLHLPKRPIMLALTATATEEVLEDIKTYLELQDPHLYIGGFERPNLSLSVFELENKRGKLLEILQAVPGAAMVYTMSRQLCETTAHFLNQNGISATYYHAGLSDEARTRIQEAYFQNRWRVICATSAFGMGINKPDVRVVVHLEPPETLEAYYQEAGRAGRDGKKAYAVLLFSRSDLERRRYLLEQSFFSRDDVEILFKELRAQGIELELRRDEFLEMLHSKYGTRFSNAKLSAICDFLERHHLIAQHSHHSRSEWLRLHLDRADFDARFRTAQGTERKILEQILRSFGSACFGQGVSFSLESFAEKAGVALEEALAHFQHWQKLHLCDFQSDELLSLTILAPHLLPKKLPLDWELLKRRHQAALNRFRAIERYLHYALCRRNFILDYFGEARYTEKCGICDNCLGRHQRNASALS; this is encoded by the coding sequence ATGAGCAGTTGGAGAGATAGGACAAAGCAGACCACTGCACATACAGAGATTGCAATTGGCGACAGCTTAGATACGCTGCGCGCCAAAGCTTTATCCATACTGAATACTGTCTTTGGATATGATGCGTTTCGTGGCGGGCAAGAGAGCGTGATTTTGAGCTTGCTGAGCGGACGTGATACGCTGGGTGTGATGCCAACAGGTCAGGGTAAATCCATTTGCTACCAACTGCCTGCATTGATTTTGCCGGGCATTACGCTGGTGATTTCGCCGCTCATTGCGCTGATGAAAGACCAAGTCGATACATTGCGCGCACGGGGCATTCCAGCTGCAGCGCTCAACAGTCAAACAAGTGTGGGGGCAACGCAAAAAATTTTTCTGTCGCTTCGCCAGAACGCCCTAAAGCTGCTCTTCATTGCCCCAGAGCGACTGCAGAATGTGCAATTTGTTCAAGCAATGCAGGGAGTGCCTATTTCACTGGTCGCCGTTGATGAAGCGCACTGTATTTCCGAGTGGGGATACGATTTTCGTCCAAGCTACCAAAAAATTGCCTCAGGGCTTGCCAGTCTGCACTTGCCAAAGCGTCCAATTATGCTGGCGCTAACTGCCACAGCAACCGAAGAAGTGCTGGAAGACATTAAGACTTATCTTGAGCTGCAAGACCCACATCTCTACATTGGTGGCTTCGAGCGACCGAACCTTAGTCTATCTGTTTTTGAGTTGGAAAATAAGCGAGGAAAGCTACTGGAAATCTTGCAGGCAGTGCCGGGCGCGGCAATGGTCTATACAATGAGTCGCCAGCTATGCGAAACCACAGCACACTTTCTGAATCAAAACGGCATTTCTGCCACATACTACCACGCAGGGCTTTCTGATGAGGCGCGCACACGCATTCAGGAAGCATACTTTCAAAATCGCTGGCGCGTGATTTGCGCCACCAGTGCATTTGGTATGGGCATCAATAAACCCGATGTGCGCGTGGTGGTGCATCTTGAACCACCTGAGACGCTGGAAGCATACTATCAGGAAGCAGGTCGCGCAGGGCGGGACGGCAAAAAAGCCTATGCGGTGCTGCTCTTCTCCAGAAGCGACTTAGAGCGTCGCCGCTACCTTTTGGAGCAAAGTTTTTTCTCACGCGACGATGTGGAAATTCTCTTCAAAGAGTTGCGCGCACAAGGCATTGAGCTTGAGCTTAGGCGAGACGAATTTTTAGAGATGCTGCATAGCAAATATGGCACGCGTTTCAGCAATGCCAAGCTCTCTGCAATTTGCGATTTTCTGGAACGGCATCACCTGATTGCACAACACTCGCACCACAGTCGCTCTGAATGGCTGAGGCTCCACCTTGACCGTGCTGATTTTGATGCACGTTTCCGCACTGCACAGGGCACGGAACGCAAAATCCTCGAGCAAATTTTGCGTTCCTTTGGCAGCGCATGCTTTGGACAAGGCGTTTCCTTCTCTCTTGAAAGCTTTGCTGAAAAAGCAGGCGTAGCGCTCGAGGAAGCGCTGGCACATTTCCAACACTGGCAAAAGCTCCACCTCTGTGACTTTCAATCCGATGAACTGCTTTCGCTAACCATCTTAGCCCCGCACTTATTGCCAAAAAAGCTGCCGCTTGACTGGGAGTTACTAAAGCGGCGGCATCAAGCAGCATTGAATCGCTTCCGAGCTATTGAGCGATATCTCCACTATGCCCTCTGCCGACGCAACTTTATCTTGGATTATTTTGGCGAAGCACGCTACACCGAGAAGTGTGGGATTTGTGACAATTGCTTAGGTCGACACCAACGAAACGCGTCTGCTCTCTCCTAA
- a CDS encoding electron transfer flavoprotein-ubiquinone oxidoreductase: MSFPNIQRETLEMDVLFVGAGPANLSAAIHLQNLIEAHNAQSAEKLEPQIAILEKGQRVGDHLLSGAILDPIALRELLPNYRELGCPIEAEVTQESLYFLTEKRKIPFPFVPPPMHNIGYYIISLNKFGAWLGQIAEAKGINIFTGFAGAEMLLEGTRVVGVRTDDKGIDKFGNPKPNFEPGMNIRAKVTVLGEGPRGSLTKQIVPKLGLDRGRNPQAYETGVKEIWEIPEGRIRKGTVIHTMGFPLPADIYGGSWIYAMSDTTLSVGFVTALDAEDPTNDPHFNLQKFKTHPFVRRLLEGGKIVGYGAKTISGGGYFSMPQLYADGLLLTGESGGFLNMMRLKGIHLAMKSGMLAAETLFEALKQNDFSASTLKRYEEKFQNSWAKKELYRARNFRQAFNYGLYFGMLRVGAQMLFGGRVLKERLPLEADHTHMSRFSRAWREKYLRNKAQFKFDGKLTFDKLTDVYESKTMHEENQPCHLYIRPEIIADICNNKCITEYGNPCQHFCPANVYEMVSTDSLMGTKKLHINASNCVHCKTCDIADPYQAITWKVPEGGGGPVYTNG; the protein is encoded by the coding sequence ATGTCCTTCCCTAACATTCAGCGCGAAACGCTGGAGATGGATGTCCTGTTCGTCGGCGCAGGACCAGCCAACTTATCGGCCGCCATTCATTTGCAGAATCTCATTGAAGCGCACAATGCGCAATCTGCCGAGAAGCTGGAGCCACAAATCGCTATTCTTGAAAAGGGGCAGCGTGTAGGTGATCATCTGCTCTCAGGAGCGATCTTGGATCCGATTGCACTGCGTGAACTATTGCCAAACTATCGGGAGCTGGGCTGCCCAATTGAAGCGGAGGTAACGCAGGAATCACTTTACTTTCTCACTGAGAAGCGAAAAATTCCCTTTCCGTTTGTGCCCCCGCCGATGCACAATATTGGCTACTACATTATCTCACTCAATAAGTTTGGAGCGTGGCTAGGTCAGATTGCAGAAGCAAAAGGGATAAATATTTTCACGGGCTTTGCAGGCGCAGAAATGCTGCTCGAAGGCACGCGAGTGGTAGGGGTGCGCACCGATGACAAAGGGATTGACAAGTTTGGCAACCCGAAACCCAACTTTGAGCCCGGAATGAACATTCGTGCCAAGGTGACCGTGTTAGGTGAAGGGCCACGTGGGTCACTGACCAAGCAAATTGTGCCGAAGCTGGGCTTAGACCGTGGGCGCAACCCTCAGGCTTACGAAACAGGTGTCAAAGAGATTTGGGAAATTCCTGAGGGGCGCATCAGAAAAGGCACAGTGATTCACACAATGGGCTTTCCACTTCCAGCGGATATCTATGGTGGCAGTTGGATTTACGCAATGAGTGATACAACGCTTTCAGTCGGTTTCGTAACTGCTCTTGATGCTGAAGACCCGACCAATGACCCGCACTTCAACTTGCAAAAATTCAAAACACATCCTTTTGTGCGCCGTCTCTTAGAGGGAGGTAAAATAGTCGGTTACGGTGCAAAGACCATCTCAGGCGGAGGATACTTCTCTATGCCTCAACTGTATGCCGATGGGCTTTTGCTCACTGGTGAATCAGGCGGTTTTCTCAATATGATGCGTCTCAAAGGCATTCACCTTGCGATGAAGTCAGGAATGCTGGCGGCAGAAACACTCTTCGAAGCCTTAAAGCAAAACGATTTTTCTGCAAGTACCTTGAAGCGCTACGAAGAAAAATTCCAAAATTCGTGGGCAAAAAAAGAGCTATACCGTGCACGCAACTTCCGACAGGCGTTTAACTATGGACTTTACTTCGGTATGCTGCGTGTGGGGGCACAAATGCTCTTCGGTGGGCGTGTGCTCAAAGAGCGACTTCCGCTCGAAGCTGACCATACCCATATGTCACGCTTTTCAAGAGCGTGGCGTGAAAAATACCTGCGCAATAAAGCGCAGTTCAAGTTCGACGGCAAGCTCACTTTTGATAAGCTTACCGATGTCTATGAGTCTAAGACGATGCACGAGGAAAATCAGCCGTGCCATCTCTACATTCGCCCTGAGATTATAGCGGACATTTGTAACAACAAGTGCATTACGGAGTATGGAAACCCGTGCCAGCATTTCTGTCCAGCAAATGTCTATGAAATGGTCTCAACAGATAGCCTGATGGGAACGAAGAAACTGCACATCAATGCGTCAAACTGCGTGCACTGCAAAACATGCGACATTGCTGACCCATATCAAGCCATTACTTGGAAAGTGCCTGAGGGTGGCGGCGGACCTGTTTATACAAATGGGTAA
- a CDS encoding cell wall-active antibiotics response protein has product MTQALHQTAVFRSRLFAASLLCLVCLSSVSFSQVVRRAAMPLTTEKSIAVQLELGAIRLQLGSQNHGNAFEYEFHSTDTAALTAEYIIRDQVGRLVLQHRSSSDEPKGRRVRFNWRSLFGDDETRPTSQENLLRLLLPTDIPVELDFSVGAASNELDMSGLRVSSLTLSSGACATHLRFNAPNPIPMKRLQLSAGASKLVVAGLSNANFEELDFNGGASDVVLDFSGSELRSSKASISIGAGSVKMLVPKELGVKVKYADNFFSSFKLPEDFMQDGEWFYSGNFSEAKHVLELHISSGVGSVRLRWK; this is encoded by the coding sequence ATGACGCAGGCGCTACATCAAACGGCGGTCTTTCGGTCTCGGCTGTTTGCAGCCAGCTTACTCTGCCTTGTGTGTCTTAGCTCAGTGTCTTTTTCTCAAGTGGTGCGCCGAGCCGCAATGCCGCTAACGACTGAAAAGTCGATCGCTGTGCAGTTAGAATTGGGAGCAATTCGGCTTCAGCTCGGCTCGCAAAATCACGGCAATGCATTTGAGTATGAGTTTCATTCAACCGACACAGCAGCGCTGACAGCAGAATACATAATTCGTGACCAAGTTGGACGACTGGTGCTCCAACATCGTTCCTCTTCCGATGAACCAAAAGGGCGACGCGTCCGATTTAACTGGCGCTCACTCTTTGGCGATGACGAGACACGCCCCACCTCACAGGAAAATCTTCTTAGGCTACTGTTGCCAACTGATATACCTGTAGAGTTAGACTTCTCCGTCGGTGCAGCCTCAAATGAGCTGGATATGTCGGGCTTGCGCGTCTCAAGCCTTACGCTGTCTTCAGGTGCCTGTGCGACGCATCTACGCTTCAATGCACCGAACCCGATTCCAATGAAGCGGTTGCAGCTCTCAGCAGGTGCGTCCAAATTAGTAGTGGCAGGACTAAGCAATGCGAACTTCGAAGAGCTGGATTTCAATGGCGGTGCGTCGGATGTAGTGCTGGATTTTAGTGGCAGCGAACTCCGCTCCTCAAAAGCAAGTATCTCTATCGGGGCGGGGTCAGTGAAGATGCTAGTGCCGAAGGAATTAGGCGTAAAAGTCAAATATGCCGATAACTTTTTTTCTTCGTTCAAGCTCCCTGAGGATTTTATGCAAGATGGGGAGTGGTTCTACAGCGGCAATTTCTCTGAGGCAAAACACGTTTTAGAACTGCACATTTCCAGTGGTGTAGGTTCGGTTCGCCTGCGCTGGAAGTAG
- the carB gene encoding carbamoyl-phosphate synthase large subunit, with amino-acid sequence MPKRKDIKSILIIGAGPIVIGQACEFDYSGTQACRALRQEGYRIILVNSNPATIMTDADVADRTYIEPITPEYVLKVIEREKPDALLPTMGGQTALNVAVKLAESGELERNGVELIGAKLRAIRKAENRELFAEAMKKIGLEVPRGIFVRSESEAELAMQQLGLPLVVRPSFTLGGTGGGIVETEEEYLEIVRRALSASPIGEVLVEESIVGWKEFELEVIRDVADNVIIVCSIENVDPMGVHTGDSITVAPAQTLTDKQYQAMRDAAIKIIREIGVETGGSNIQFAVHPETGRMIVIEMNPRVSRSSALASKATGFPIAKVAAKLAVGYRLDEIQNDITRTTPASFEPAIDYCVVKVPRWDFEKFRNVEDRLGIQMKSVGEVMAFGRTFKEALQKALRSLENGRAGLGADGKDKVDVFSLSDEAKLRYKHELLSRIRIPTSDRIFLIRQAMLTGANVEEIYQATKIDRWFLHQIRQIVEMELELRQLAHAEVHTWPS; translated from the coding sequence GTGCCGAAACGCAAGGATATCAAATCCATTCTCATCATCGGCGCAGGTCCGATTGTGATTGGTCAGGCTTGCGAGTTTGACTATTCAGGCACACAAGCCTGCCGGGCGCTGCGCCAGGAAGGGTATCGCATCATTTTGGTGAATTCTAATCCTGCCACCATTATGACGGACGCCGACGTGGCGGACCGCACCTACATTGAACCGATAACCCCTGAGTATGTGCTCAAGGTGATTGAGCGCGAAAAGCCCGATGCGCTGTTGCCAACAATGGGGGGACAAACGGCACTGAATGTGGCAGTCAAGCTCGCTGAGTCAGGCGAACTGGAACGCAACGGCGTGGAGCTTATCGGTGCCAAGCTCCGAGCGATTCGCAAAGCGGAAAACCGTGAGCTATTTGCGGAAGCAATGAAAAAAATTGGTTTGGAGGTGCCGCGTGGCATTTTCGTGCGCAGCGAGTCCGAAGCGGAATTAGCAATGCAGCAGCTCGGTTTGCCACTTGTAGTGCGTCCTTCCTTCACGCTGGGGGGCACAGGTGGTGGAATTGTGGAAACGGAAGAAGAATATCTCGAAATTGTGCGGCGCGCGCTCTCCGCTAGTCCAATCGGCGAAGTGTTGGTCGAGGAATCCATCGTGGGCTGGAAGGAATTTGAGCTGGAGGTGATTCGCGACGTCGCCGATAATGTGATTATTGTTTGCTCAATTGAAAACGTTGACCCAATGGGCGTGCATACAGGCGATAGCATTACTGTTGCACCCGCTCAGACCCTCACCGATAAGCAGTATCAGGCAATGCGCGATGCAGCCATCAAAATCATTCGGGAAATTGGTGTCGAAACTGGTGGCTCAAACATTCAATTTGCGGTGCACCCTGAAACAGGGCGAATGATTGTCATTGAAATGAACCCGCGCGTGTCGCGTTCATCGGCGCTGGCATCGAAGGCAACAGGCTTCCCGATTGCCAAAGTGGCAGCGAAACTGGCAGTAGGATACCGATTAGATGAAATTCAAAACGACATTACCAGAACGACACCTGCATCGTTTGAACCAGCGATTGATTACTGTGTGGTAAAAGTGCCTCGCTGGGATTTTGAGAAATTTCGTAATGTCGAAGACCGATTGGGAATCCAGATGAAGTCGGTCGGTGAAGTGATGGCATTTGGTCGCACATTCAAGGAAGCCTTGCAGAAAGCACTGCGCTCTCTGGAGAATGGTCGTGCAGGCTTAGGAGCTGATGGCAAAGATAAGGTAGATGTCTTCTCGCTGTCTGATGAAGCAAAACTGCGCTACAAACACGAACTGCTTTCACGCATTCGCATTCCAACTTCAGACCGCATTTTCCTGATTCGCCAAGCCATGCTGACTGGCGCAAACGTGGAAGAAATTTATCAAGCCACGAAAATTGATCGATGGTTTCTGCATCAAATCCGCCAGATTGTAGAAATGGAGCTAGAACTGCGCCAGCTGGCTCACGCAGAAGTGCATACCTGGCCCTCGTAA
- a CDS encoding DNA methyltransferase, whose translation MELTKIKNAKHATLTLFEGAVQQSDIHTELNSTREHLTSFLEKLLQLQNLDYIRQEISQLQESCLLSEQRGVESVEENEGVSVSVQNLSQQLSQILSAQTLERAHYYIKRLKKALSEVKVSHINDLNLNQWQEYDDILTDSLWILGKRDTSGAHHAGYWGNFVPEIPRQFFKRYTKKGDWVLDTFLGSGTTLIECRRQGRNGIGIELQPKVAQLAEMAVSNEPNPHHVQTRIIIGDSTEIDYHSELCNAGIKQVQLLMMHPPYWDIIKFSDDKRDLSNAGCLSAFLAMLSKVIDRTYPVLEKGRYFALVIGDKYSGGEWIPLGFYAMQEALKRGYKLKSIIVKNFEETRGKRSQHALWRYRALVGGFYIFKHEYIFLFRKESDS comes from the coding sequence ATGGAACTCACCAAGATTAAAAATGCAAAGCACGCCACACTAACGCTTTTTGAGGGGGCAGTGCAGCAATCAGACATTCACACTGAGCTGAACTCTACGCGTGAGCACCTGACATCCTTCTTAGAAAAGTTGCTGCAACTGCAAAATTTAGATTACATCAGGCAAGAAATCTCTCAGTTGCAAGAAAGCTGTCTTTTGAGTGAACAGCGCGGGGTGGAGAGTGTAGAAGAAAATGAGGGAGTAAGCGTAAGTGTTCAGAATTTGTCACAACAGCTTTCGCAAATCCTCAGTGCCCAGACACTCGAGCGAGCACACTACTATATCAAGCGTCTCAAAAAAGCACTTTCCGAAGTCAAGGTGTCTCACATCAATGACTTGAATCTGAATCAGTGGCAAGAGTATGATGACATTTTAACGGATAGTCTCTGGATATTAGGAAAGCGAGATACTTCAGGGGCACACCACGCGGGTTACTGGGGAAATTTCGTGCCTGAAATTCCTCGTCAGTTTTTCAAGCGCTATACCAAGAAAGGGGATTGGGTGCTAGATACTTTTCTTGGAAGTGGCACGACACTCATTGAATGCAGAAGGCAAGGGCGCAACGGCATTGGCATTGAATTGCAACCGAAAGTGGCTCAATTAGCAGAAATGGCAGTTTCAAATGAGCCGAACCCTCATCATGTGCAAACGCGCATCATCATTGGGGATAGCACAGAGATAGACTACCACAGCGAGCTATGCAATGCAGGCATTAAACAAGTCCAGCTTCTTATGATGCATCCACCTTACTGGGATATCATCAAGTTTAGTGATGACAAGCGAGACCTCTCAAACGCTGGCTGCCTAAGTGCTTTTTTAGCGATGCTAAGCAAGGTGATAGATAGAACATACCCTGTATTGGAAAAAGGGCGATACTTTGCTTTGGTGATTGGCGACAAGTATTCAGGTGGCGAGTGGATACCACTTGGATTCTACGCTATGCAAGAGGCGCTAAAGCGAGGTTACAAGTTGAAGTCTATCATCGTCAAAAATTTTGAGGAGACGAGAGGGAAACGAAGTCAGCATGCACTTTGGCGATACCGTGCGTTGGTGGGGGGGTTCTACATCTTCAAACACGAGTATATCTTTCTCTTTAGGAAAGAAAGCGATTCCTGA
- a CDS encoding dienelactone hydrolase family protein, translating into MHLRYLVMQLTGIGLWWLVSAQASIGLHAQSLPAPSPVAYLARPTAKTQAAVLVVHDNFGVDAWIRSLCDSLAQAGFLAAAVDLYRGRVPEDFMEAHELERALPEKDAQQRVVDAANYLRNVEKVRRIGLLGIAIGGSIALEVLACQGIEFQACVVNYAALPTADSLIKPITCPLMLHVGERDIGIDRASVAQFTSKMQGFQKSVELCSYPKAGFGFLRPTAEGFRPNDATLAWQRTVLFFKKHLF; encoded by the coding sequence ATGCATTTGCGATATTTGGTCATGCAACTAACTGGCATCGGGCTGTGGTGGCTGGTATCAGCACAGGCATCAATTGGTCTGCATGCACAATCTTTGCCAGCTCCGTCACCTGTGGCATACTTAGCCCGACCAACGGCAAAGACGCAAGCAGCAGTCTTAGTAGTGCATGACAATTTCGGTGTAGATGCGTGGATACGCTCACTATGCGATTCGCTAGCGCAGGCAGGGTTTTTAGCGGCAGCTGTCGATTTGTATCGTGGCAGAGTGCCAGAAGACTTTATGGAAGCACACGAACTCGAGCGTGCTTTGCCAGAAAAAGACGCGCAGCAACGAGTGGTGGACGCTGCAAACTACCTCAGAAATGTCGAGAAAGTGCGGCGAATTGGGCTTTTGGGTATTGCAATAGGTGGCTCGATTGCGCTGGAAGTACTTGCATGTCAAGGCATAGAGTTTCAAGCCTGCGTTGTAAATTACGCTGCGCTGCCAACTGCTGATAGCCTCATAAAACCAATCACATGCCCACTTATGCTGCATGTGGGCGAACGGGACATCGGCATTGACCGTGCAAGCGTGGCACAATTCACATCAAAGATGCAGGGATTCCAGAAAAGCGTGGAGCTTTGCTCTTATCCTAAGGCGGGCTTCGGATTCTTGCGACCAACCGCCGAAGGCTTCCGCCCAAATGACGCTACACTGGCGTGGCAACGCACTGTGTTATTTTTCAAAAAACATCTCTTTTAA